In Streptomyces alboniger, the following are encoded in one genomic region:
- a CDS encoding LacI family DNA-binding transcriptional regulator: MTAAGKHQVSRAETARRGNRQSRAGIRDVAAAAGVSITTVSDALNGKGRLPDATRRHVREVAERLGYRPSAAARTLRTGKSGLIGLTVTTYGDEPFTFTEFAYFAEMARAATSAALARGYALVILPATSRRSPVDVWSNVALDGTVVVDPSDHDPVVTELVRQGLPVVSDGRPAGSLPVTAWVDNDHEAAVLEILDHLAAAGARRIGLLTGTTTDTYTHLSTTAYLRWCERVGQDPVYESYPAHDPCAGAVAADRLLARPDRPDAVYGLFDPNGTDLLAAARRYGLRVPDDLLLVCCSESTVYATTEPPITTLSLKPRRIGTAVVQLLIDAIEGLDSGRPVEQVIPTELIVRTSSERRPPRTTVSPPRSSGSG, from the coding sequence ATGACAGCAGCAGGGAAGCACCAGGTGAGCCGAGCGGAGACCGCCCGCCGGGGCAACCGGCAGAGCCGAGCGGGCATCAGAGACGTCGCCGCCGCAGCCGGTGTCTCCATCACGACGGTCTCCGACGCCCTCAACGGCAAGGGACGGCTGCCCGATGCCACCCGACGCCACGTCCGAGAAGTCGCCGAGAGACTGGGCTACCGCCCGTCCGCGGCGGCCCGAACCCTCCGTACCGGCAAGTCCGGCCTCATCGGCCTGACCGTGACGACGTACGGGGATGAACCTTTCACCTTCACCGAGTTCGCCTACTTCGCGGAGATGGCCAGAGCCGCCACCTCCGCCGCCCTCGCCCGGGGCTACGCCCTGGTCATCCTCCCCGCCACCTCGCGCCGCAGCCCGGTCGACGTGTGGTCCAACGTCGCGCTCGACGGCACCGTCGTCGTCGACCCCTCCGACCACGATCCCGTCGTCACCGAGCTGGTCAGACAAGGCCTCCCGGTGGTCTCCGACGGCCGCCCGGCGGGCTCGCTGCCCGTCACCGCCTGGGTCGACAACGACCACGAGGCCGCGGTCCTGGAGATCCTCGACCACCTCGCGGCCGCGGGTGCCCGCCGGATCGGCCTGCTCACCGGCACCACCACGGACACCTACACCCATCTGTCGACGACCGCGTATCTGCGCTGGTGCGAGCGCGTGGGACAGGACCCGGTCTATGAGTCCTACCCCGCCCACGACCCGTGCGCGGGCGCCGTCGCCGCCGACCGGCTGCTCGCCAGGCCCGACCGGCCCGACGCCGTCTACGGCCTCTTCGACCCCAACGGCACCGACCTGCTCGCCGCCGCCCGGCGGTACGGCCTGCGCGTCCCCGACGACCTGCTGCTCGTCTGCTGTAGCGAGTCGACGGTGTACGCCACCACGGAACCGCCCATCACCACGCTCTCCCTCAAACCGCGCCGCATCGGCACGGCCGTCGTGCAGCTCCTCATCGACGCCATCGAGGGCCTCGACTCGGGGCGGCCCGTCGAGCAGGTGATACCGACCGAACTGATCGTGCGCACCTCGTCCGAGCGGCGTCCGCCGCGCACGACGGTCAGCCCGCCGCGCTCCTCGGGCTCCGGCTGA
- a CDS encoding metallophosphoesterase: MVEGSMTQGAGQGPDVRTATLRDFRVPAYVHETAGPAEVSPAPPVPAPAEVPGDGYTPTQRDLPVINRGDTVQVQVMPEPPQPRPGDEHGPLFVVGDVHGYLDELLAALQEQGLIDDDGNWSAGNARLWFLGDFTDRGPDGIGVIDLVMRLSAEAAAAGGYCKALMGNHELLLLGAKRFGDTPVNSGAGTATFQAAWLLNGGQKTDMERLEDHHLQWMARLDAMEEADGHLLVHSDTTAYLDYGDSIEAVNDTIRETLTRNDANECWDLFRKFTKRFAFRDESGPSAVRELLDMYGGTRIVHGHSPIPYLLGDVGSEDESDGGGPVIEGPHVYADGLAIAMDGGVTMAGKLLVCQLPLGI, from the coding sequence GTGGTGGAGGGGTCGATGACTCAGGGGGCCGGTCAGGGACCCGATGTGCGGACGGCGACGCTGCGCGACTTCCGCGTACCGGCGTACGTCCATGAGACAGCCGGCCCCGCCGAGGTGAGCCCCGCGCCCCCGGTCCCGGCGCCGGCTGAGGTGCCGGGCGACGGCTACACGCCGACCCAGCGCGACCTGCCGGTCATCAACCGCGGGGACACCGTCCAGGTGCAGGTCATGCCGGAGCCCCCGCAGCCGCGGCCGGGCGACGAGCACGGCCCCCTGTTCGTCGTCGGCGACGTCCACGGCTATCTGGACGAGCTGCTCGCGGCCCTCCAGGAGCAGGGCCTCATCGACGACGACGGCAACTGGTCCGCGGGCAACGCGCGCCTGTGGTTCCTCGGCGACTTCACCGACCGCGGGCCCGACGGCATCGGCGTGATCGACCTCGTGATGCGGCTGTCCGCCGAGGCCGCGGCCGCCGGCGGCTACTGCAAGGCCCTCATGGGCAACCACGAGCTGCTCCTGCTCGGCGCCAAGCGCTTCGGTGACACCCCCGTCAACTCCGGGGCGGGGACCGCCACCTTCCAGGCCGCCTGGCTGCTCAACGGCGGCCAGAAGACCGACATGGAGCGCCTGGAGGACCACCACCTCCAGTGGATGGCCCGCCTGGACGCGATGGAGGAGGCCGACGGCCATCTCCTCGTGCACTCCGACACGACCGCCTATCTGGATTACGGCGACTCGATCGAGGCAGTGAACGACACCATCCGCGAGACCCTCACCCGCAACGACGCCAACGAATGCTGGGACCTCTTCCGCAAGTTCACCAAGCGCTTCGCCTTCCGCGACGAGTCCGGCCCCTCGGCCGTACGCGAACTCCTGGACATGTACGGCGGCACACGCATCGTCCACGGCCACAGCCCCATCCCCTACCTCCTGGGTGACGTCGGCTCCGAGGACGAGTCGGACGGCGGCGGCCCGGTCATCGAGGGGCCGCACGTCTACGCCGACGGCCTGGCCATCGCGATGGACGGCGGAGTGACCATGGCCGGAAAGCTACTGGTCTGCCAACTCCCCCTGGGTATCTGA
- the thiC gene encoding phosphomethylpyrimidine synthase ThiC, which yields MTTSDARTPASSQGESLNEAGKSIGWHKAYVEGSRPDLRVPVRQVHLTNGKAVTLYDTSGPYTDPNAETDVRRGLPPLRENWIIARGDTEEYVGRPPRPEDDGIKHTSPRGGLKNLDAVFPGRPRQPRRGRQGQAVTQLAYARRGEITPEMEFIGIRENIDPEIVRAEVAAGRAVIPANVNHPEIEPMIIGKKFLVKVNANIGNSAVTSSIEEEVDKMTWATKWGADTVMDLSTGRNIHTTREWVLRNSPVPIGTVPLYQALEKVDGQAEALTWEIYKDTVIEQAEQGVDYMTVHAGVRLPYVPLTANRKTGIVSRGGSIMAAWCLAHHKESFLYEHFEELCEILAAYDVTYSLGDGLRPGSIADANDEAQFAELRTLGELNTIAKRHNVQTMIEGPGHVPMHKIKENIDLQQEICEEAPFYTLGPLTTDIAPAYDHITSGIGAAMIGWWGTAMLCYVTPKEHLGLPNRDDVKTGVITYKIAAHAADLAKGHPGAQDWDDALSDARFEFRWEDQFNLALDPVTAREFHDETLPAEPAKTAHFCSMCGPKFCSMKISQDIRRRHGGDLEEKEIEAGMEQKSKEFAAAGNRVYLPIAD from the coding sequence ATGACCACATCGGACGCACGCACGCCTGCCTCCAGCCAGGGCGAGTCCCTGAACGAGGCCGGGAAGTCCATCGGCTGGCACAAGGCGTACGTCGAGGGCTCGCGCCCCGACCTGCGCGTGCCGGTCCGCCAGGTGCACCTCACCAATGGCAAGGCCGTCACCCTGTACGACACTTCGGGTCCGTACACCGACCCGAACGCCGAGACCGACGTCCGCCGCGGACTGCCGCCGCTGCGGGAGAACTGGATCATCGCCCGCGGCGACACCGAGGAGTACGTGGGCCGTCCGCCCCGTCCCGAGGACGACGGCATCAAGCACACCTCGCCCCGCGGCGGGCTCAAGAACCTCGACGCGGTCTTCCCCGGCCGCCCCCGCCAGCCGCGCCGCGGCCGCCAGGGCCAGGCGGTCACGCAGCTCGCGTACGCCCGGCGCGGCGAGATCACGCCCGAGATGGAGTTCATCGGGATCCGCGAGAACATCGACCCCGAGATCGTGCGGGCGGAGGTCGCCGCGGGCCGGGCCGTGATCCCCGCGAACGTCAACCACCCGGAGATCGAGCCGATGATCATCGGCAAGAAGTTCCTGGTGAAGGTGAACGCCAACATCGGCAACTCCGCGGTCACCTCCTCCATCGAGGAGGAGGTGGACAAGATGACCTGGGCGACGAAGTGGGGCGCCGACACGGTCATGGACCTCTCCACCGGCCGCAACATCCACACCACCCGCGAGTGGGTCCTGCGCAACTCCCCCGTCCCCATCGGCACCGTCCCGCTCTACCAGGCCCTGGAGAAGGTCGACGGCCAGGCCGAGGCGCTGACCTGGGAGATCTACAAGGACACGGTCATCGAGCAGGCCGAGCAGGGCGTGGACTACATGACGGTGCACGCGGGTGTGCGCCTCCCGTACGTCCCGCTGACCGCCAACCGCAAGACCGGCATCGTCTCGCGCGGCGGTTCGATCATGGCCGCCTGGTGTCTGGCGCACCACAAGGAGAGCTTCCTCTACGAGCACTTCGAGGAGCTGTGCGAAATCCTCGCGGCGTACGACGTGACGTACTCGCTCGGCGACGGCCTGCGGCCCGGTTCGATCGCGGACGCCAACGACGAGGCGCAGTTCGCGGAGTTGCGCACCCTCGGGGAACTCAACACGATCGCCAAGCGTCACAACGTACAGACGATGATCGAGGGCCCCGGTCACGTCCCGATGCACAAGATCAAGGAGAACATCGACCTCCAGCAGGAGATCTGCGAGGAGGCGCCGTTCTACACCCTCGGCCCGCTGACCACGGATATCGCCCCGGCCTACGACCACATCACCTCCGGCATCGGCGCCGCGATGATCGGCTGGTGGGGCACGGCCATGCTCTGCTACGTCACGCCCAAGGAACACCTGGGCCTGCCCAACCGCGACGACGTGAAGACCGGCGTCATCACATACAAGATCGCGGCGCACGCGGCGGACCTCGCCAAGGGCCACCCGGGCGCGCAGGACTGGGACGACGCGCTCTCGGACGCGCGCTTCGAATTCCGCTGGGAGGACCAGTTCAACCTCGCTCTGGACCCGGTCACCGCACGGGAGTTCCACGACGAGACGCTGCCCGCCGAGCCCGCGAAGACGGCGCACTTCTGCTCGATGTGCGGGCCGAAGTTCTGTTCGATGAAGATCTCCCAGGACATCCGCCGCCGGCACGGCGGTGACCTGGAGGAGAAGGAGATCGAGGCGGGCATGGAGCAGAAGTCCAAGGAGTTCGCCGCGGCGGGCAACCGGGTCTATCTGCCGATCGCCGACTGA
- a CDS encoding YibE/F family protein, producing the protein MTTTAPPPPPPAQPPHSGPPPDDNGHGHGHGHGHSHSHGPAAPVSQHLRKVIAAVLIPFAAAVVVGLVVLWPGGAPSHERTGVGFDRQTQSAKVTKVQELPCKDLSPSQPQPNGDTSTPEGQSAQSRATGTCKKALIEVTSGEDDGRTFTEIIQPDSPRQLRKGQEVVVAYEPKAPEGLQYSVTDVNRKMPMALLAGIFALAVVVVGRLRGVMALVALAISFLVLTFFILPAILQGSNPLVVAVIGASAIMLAALYLCHGLTARTSVAVLGTLISLLLIGLLGSLFIGWAALTGNTDDNTGLIHGLYPSIDMSGLLLAGVIIGSLGVLDDVTVTQTSAVWELHQANPAMGWRGLYRAGIRIGRDHIASVVNTLVLAYAGAALPLLLLFSIAQSSVGTVANSELVAEEIVRTLIGSIGLVASVPVTTALAALVVSADRSSGPGAPAPATGTPARRSSRGGKGRRRKA; encoded by the coding sequence GTGACCACCACAGCGCCGCCGCCGCCTCCGCCCGCGCAACCACCCCACTCCGGCCCGCCCCCGGACGACAATGGGCATGGTCACGGGCACGGCCACGGGCACTCCCACAGCCACGGTCCGGCCGCTCCCGTCTCCCAGCATCTGCGCAAGGTCATCGCCGCGGTGCTGATCCCCTTCGCCGCCGCGGTCGTCGTGGGCCTGGTGGTGCTCTGGCCCGGCGGCGCCCCCTCGCACGAGCGGACCGGCGTCGGCTTCGACCGGCAGACGCAGTCGGCGAAGGTCACGAAGGTGCAGGAACTGCCCTGCAAGGACCTCAGCCCCTCGCAGCCCCAGCCGAACGGCGACACCTCCACCCCCGAGGGCCAGTCAGCCCAGTCCCGGGCCACCGGCACCTGCAAGAAGGCGCTGATCGAGGTGACCAGCGGCGAGGACGACGGCCGCACCTTCACCGAGATCATCCAGCCGGACTCGCCCCGGCAACTCCGCAAGGGCCAAGAGGTGGTGGTCGCCTACGAGCCCAAGGCGCCCGAGGGGTTGCAGTACTCGGTCACCGATGTGAACCGCAAGATGCCGATGGCGCTGCTCGCCGGCATCTTCGCGCTCGCCGTCGTCGTGGTGGGACGGCTGCGCGGCGTGATGGCCCTGGTCGCCCTCGCCATCAGCTTCCTGGTCCTCACCTTCTTCATCCTGCCGGCCATCCTCCAGGGCTCGAACCCGCTGGTCGTGGCGGTGATCGGCGCGAGCGCCATCATGCTGGCCGCGCTCTATCTCTGCCATGGCCTCACGGCCCGTACGTCAGTCGCGGTACTCGGCACTCTCATCTCCCTCCTGCTGATCGGCCTGCTCGGCTCGCTCTTCATCGGCTGGGCCGCGCTGACCGGCAACACCGACGACAACACCGGCCTCATCCACGGCCTGTACCCGTCCATCGACATGAGCGGTCTGCTGCTCGCGGGCGTCATCATCGGCTCGCTCGGCGTCCTCGACGACGTGACGGTCACCCAGACCTCGGCCGTGTGGGAGCTGCACCAGGCCAACCCGGCCATGGGCTGGCGCGGCCTGTACCGCGCGGGCATCCGCATCGGCCGCGACCACATCGCCTCGGTCGTCAACACCCTCGTCCTCGCCTACGCGGGCGCCGCCCTGCCCCTGCTCCTCCTCTTCTCCATCGCCCAGTCCAGCGTGGGCACGGTCGCCAACAGCGAGTTGGTCGCCGAGGAGATCGTGCGGACCCTGATCGGCTCGATCGGCCTGGTCGCCTCCGTGCCGGTGACGACCGCGCTGGCCGCCCTGGTCGTCTCCGCCGACCGCTCCTCCGGCCCCGGCGCCCCGGCCCCGGCCACCGGCACCCCCGCGCGCCGCTCCTCCCGCGGAGGAAAGGGCCGACGCCGCAAGGCCTGA
- a CDS encoding SsgA family sporulation/cell division regulator codes for MDESVQAEVMMSFLVSEELSFRIPVELRYETDDPYAVRLTFHLPGDAPVTWAFGRELLIDGVGRPCGVGDVRIEPTDPDLLDEALIRLQVGADQALFRVGIPPLLAFLDRTDKLVPLGQERALADFDAHLDETLDRILAEEQNAG; via the coding sequence ATGGACGAGTCGGTTCAGGCAGAGGTCATGATGAGCTTCCTTGTTTCCGAGGAGCTGTCGTTTCGTATCCCGGTGGAGTTGCGCTATGAGACCGATGACCCCTATGCCGTGCGGCTGACGTTCCATCTGCCCGGGGACGCGCCGGTGACCTGGGCCTTCGGGAGGGAGTTGCTGATCGACGGGGTGGGCAGGCCGTGTGGGGTCGGGGACGTGCGCATCGAGCCCACCGATCCCGATCTGCTCGACGAGGCCCTGATCAGGCTTCAGGTCGGCGCTGACCAGGCGCTGTTCCGCGTGGGCATTCCGCCACTGCTCGCCTTCCTGGACCGTACGGACAAGTTGGTGCCGCTCGGGCAGGAGCGCGCGCTCGCCGACTTCGACGCGCATCTGGACGAGACGCTCGACCGGATCCTGGCGGAGGAGCAGAACGCGGGATGA
- a CDS encoding IclR family transcriptional regulator, with the protein MQRAMRLLEAAATHQYGAPAKQLAREAGLALPTAYHLLRTLTHEGYLRREKGVFMLGEAAERLSSSGAQQKRRGMVGEALAHCRDAIGVPVYFAVYRAGEIEIVAVSDTPGNPAVEEWADFRETGHAHAIGQCLLSQLDGEARRDHIDRYPVQSITRYSVRDDRTFLRRLDAMERMRPVVERQEYALGTVCAAVPILAGDTAATLAISVPVGQADRLLPAAERLQREIGKLLGTLAFSISI; encoded by the coding sequence GTGCAGCGTGCGATGCGGCTGCTGGAAGCCGCCGCCACACATCAGTACGGGGCGCCCGCCAAGCAGTTGGCCCGCGAGGCGGGTTTGGCGCTCCCTACCGCCTACCACCTGTTGCGCACGCTGACCCACGAGGGTTACCTGCGCCGAGAGAAAGGAGTGTTCATGCTCGGCGAGGCGGCCGAGCGGCTCAGCAGCAGCGGGGCGCAGCAGAAGCGTCGCGGCATGGTCGGCGAAGCCCTGGCGCACTGTCGCGACGCCATCGGAGTGCCGGTGTACTTCGCCGTCTACCGCGCGGGCGAGATCGAGATCGTGGCGGTCTCCGACACTCCGGGCAACCCCGCCGTGGAGGAGTGGGCGGACTTCCGCGAGACAGGCCACGCCCACGCCATCGGTCAGTGCCTGCTGTCCCAACTCGACGGCGAGGCGCGGCGGGACCACATCGACCGCTATCCGGTTCAGTCGATCACGCGCTACTCGGTGCGCGACGACCGCACGTTCCTGCGCCGACTCGACGCGATGGAGCGGATGCGGCCCGTCGTGGAGCGCCAGGAGTACGCACTCGGGACGGTCTGCGCCGCGGTTCCGATCCTGGCGGGGGACACCGCGGCGACCCTGGCCATTTCCGTGCCGGTCGGTCAGGCCGACCGGTTGCTGCCCGCGGCGGAGAGGTTGCAGCGTGAGATCGGAAAGCTACTAGGGACACTCGCCTTCTCTATCAGCATCTGA
- a CDS encoding DUF5326 family protein, whose product MAAKEIFAGMPWWVKWVAVPVIALVVFGSVIAAVVGFVIALLFKALLFVALVGGLIYVVRKFISGSSSSRADW is encoded by the coding sequence ATGGCAGCGAAGGAGATCTTTGCGGGAATGCCGTGGTGGGTGAAGTGGGTGGCTGTGCCCGTCATCGCCTTGGTCGTGTTCGGCAGCGTGATAGCGGCCGTTGTCGGGTTCGTGATCGCCCTGCTTTTCAAGGCGCTGCTATTCGTCGCCTTGGTCGGTGGACTCATCTATGTCGTACGGAAGTTCATATCCGGATCGTCCTCGTCGCGCGCCGATTGGTGA
- a CDS encoding cupin domain-containing protein — protein MKAFRLDELEAERAANDGAYLQFLRERNMSVGLYALNAGESDPQQPHGQDEVYMVVSGRASITVGMETTSVARGSVVYVPAGVPHKFHHISEDLRVLVVFSPPEA, from the coding sequence ATGAAGGCATTCCGACTGGACGAGCTGGAGGCGGAGCGCGCGGCGAACGACGGGGCGTATCTGCAGTTTCTGCGGGAGCGGAACATGTCGGTCGGCCTCTACGCGCTCAACGCCGGGGAGTCCGATCCGCAGCAGCCGCACGGGCAGGACGAGGTCTACATGGTCGTGAGCGGCCGCGCCTCGATCACGGTCGGCATGGAGACCACGTCGGTTGCGCGCGGCAGCGTCGTCTATGTGCCGGCCGGGGTGCCCCACAAGTTCCACCACATCAGCGAGGACCTGCGCGTTCTGGTCGTCTTCTCCCCGCCGGAGGCCTGA
- a CDS encoding phage holin family protein — MKNFVVKTIANAAALAVAVWLLDKITLTGDSTGKEVGTLIVVALLFGLVNFLVKPVVKVLTFPLFILTLGLITLVVNALMLLLTSWLADKFDVSFHVEGFWTAVLGGLIISIVSWAMNVVLPDDKD; from the coding sequence ATGAAGAATTTCGTAGTCAAGACGATCGCCAACGCCGCGGCCCTGGCCGTCGCCGTGTGGCTGCTCGACAAGATCACGCTGACCGGCGACAGCACCGGCAAGGAGGTCGGCACCCTCATCGTCGTCGCCCTGCTCTTCGGCCTGGTGAACTTCCTGGTCAAGCCGGTGGTGAAGGTCCTGACCTTCCCGTTGTTCATCCTGACCCTCGGCCTGATCACCCTCGTGGTCAACGCCCTGATGCTGCTGCTCACCTCCTGGCTGGCCGACAAGTTCGACGTCAGCTTCCACGTGGAGGGCTTCTGGACCGCCGTCCTGGGCGGCCTGATCATCTCGATCGTGTCCTGGGCCATGAACGTGGTGCTCCCCGACGACAAGGACTGA
- a CDS encoding cystathionine gamma-lyase produces the protein MTDSAAIGLGDGTRAVRAGLPEPVKHEPTLPGPVFAAHFHLPGDPTGGYAYARDENPTWTHLERAIGELEAPGSAVAGDDVETLVFASGMAAISAVLFSQLRAGDTVVLPDDGYQVLPLVREQLTAYGIEVRTAPTAGDAQLDVLDGAKLLWLETPSNPGLDVCDVRRLAEAARARGALVAVDNTLATPLGQRPLELGADFAVASGTKMLTGHGDLLLGYVACRDADLAASVRRWRKIVGAIPGPMEAWLAHRSLATLQLRADRQNANALALAEALRDRPEVAGLRYPGLPDDPSYTVASRQMRRFGCVVSFTLPSRARAERFLEALRLVDDATSFGGVRSTAERRRRWGGDDVPEGFIRFSAGAEDPDDLVADVLRALDESAG, from the coding sequence ATGACGGACTCTGCTGCCATAGGCCTCGGAGACGGCACACGGGCGGTGCGGGCCGGGCTGCCCGAGCCGGTGAAGCACGAACCCACCCTCCCCGGCCCGGTGTTCGCCGCGCACTTCCACCTGCCCGGCGATCCCACGGGCGGATACGCCTACGCGCGCGACGAGAACCCCACCTGGACGCACCTGGAGCGCGCCATCGGCGAGCTGGAGGCGCCGGGCTCGGCGGTTGCCGGGGACGACGTCGAGACGCTCGTCTTCGCCTCGGGCATGGCCGCCATCTCGGCGGTGCTGTTCTCCCAGCTGCGCGCCGGGGACACGGTGGTCCTGCCGGACGACGGCTACCAGGTGCTCCCGCTGGTCCGCGAGCAGCTCACGGCGTACGGCATCGAGGTGCGCACCGCCCCGACCGCCGGTGACGCCCAGCTCGACGTCCTGGACGGTGCCAAGCTGCTGTGGCTCGAGACCCCGTCCAACCCGGGCCTCGACGTGTGCGACGTGCGTCGCCTCGCCGAGGCGGCACGCGCGCGTGGCGCTCTGGTGGCGGTCGACAACACTCTGGCCACACCGCTCGGCCAGCGGCCCCTGGAGCTCGGTGCGGACTTCGCTGTCGCCAGCGGTACGAAGATGCTCACCGGCCACGGCGACCTGCTCCTGGGATACGTCGCATGCCGCGACGCGGACCTGGCTGCCTCGGTGCGACGGTGGCGCAAGATCGTCGGGGCGATCCCGGGGCCGATGGAGGCCTGGCTCGCCCACCGCTCGCTCGCCACGCTCCAGCTGCGCGCCGACCGGCAGAACGCGAACGCCCTGGCTCTCGCCGAAGCCCTGCGTGACCGGCCCGAGGTGGCGGGGCTGCGTTATCCCGGGCTGCCCGACGACCCCTCGTACACGGTCGCCTCGCGGCAGATGCGGCGCTTCGGGTGCGTGGTCTCCTTCACGCTGCCCAGCCGCGCGCGTGCCGAGCGTTTCCTGGAGGCGCTGCGTCTCGTCGACGACGCGACGAGCTTCGGCGGTGTGCGGTCCACGGCCGAACGGCGCCGGCGCTGGGGCGGCGACGACGTCCCGGAGGGCTTCATCCGCTTCTCCGCGGGCGCCGAGGACCCCGATGACCTGGTGGCGGACGTACTCCGCGCGCTGGACGAATCAGCCGGGTGA
- a CDS encoding NUDIX domain-containing protein, translated as MTVRPVVKRTARAVLLDGDDLILIKRTKPGVDPYWITPGGGVEPDDATVVDALHREVHEELGAKITDVVPCFVDTVEHIGEDGGATGVKVQHFFVCRLESMDTGQRHGPEVEEPCGEYEIVHVPFTRVGIASVHLVPLSLRHYLDGNIEGVRAMHAPDLG; from the coding sequence ATGACCGTCCGACCCGTGGTCAAGCGCACCGCACGCGCCGTCCTGCTGGACGGAGACGACCTGATCCTGATCAAGCGGACCAAGCCCGGCGTCGATCCGTACTGGATCACCCCTGGCGGTGGCGTGGAGCCGGACGACGCCACCGTCGTCGACGCGCTCCATCGCGAGGTGCACGAGGAACTCGGCGCCAAGATCACCGACGTCGTGCCCTGCTTCGTCGACACCGTGGAGCACATCGGCGAGGACGGCGGCGCGACCGGAGTGAAGGTGCAGCACTTCTTCGTATGCCGCCTGGAATCCATGGACACCGGACAGCGGCACGGCCCCGAGGTCGAGGAGCCGTGCGGCGAGTACGAGATCGTGCATGTGCCGTTCACCCGGGTCGGCATCGCCTCGGTCCATCTCGTACCGCTGTCACTGCGGCACTACCTGGACGGCAACATCGAGGGCGTACGCGCGATGCACGCCCCTGACCTCGGTTAA